From one Culex quinquefasciatus strain JHB chromosome 3, VPISU_Cqui_1.0_pri_paternal, whole genome shotgun sequence genomic stretch:
- the LOC6041974 gene encoding protein lingerer isoform X2: protein MFKPLTVRCGESSTFSDAVWGSYIVNTSVYIAEMSTQVRSGGGGGGRTKSKAGKENKENAGGETDDQKQQQQQLQPKGGKATNNNSDGGTGGDKPQKGGKGTDNNSSGGGGSKGQQDKQHQQQTTTHTIKTKQPTAEQIRIAQITDIKSGMDDPKIQEKIQKLMETTQRSEEDVCCALQECDNDLDRAVIFLLETLPVGAFATTSKKKKNKSQNKEQNESAPGDGDWDNVGGNAGSGSGGGGGMNSNDSKDRRGPRTGGPGGQRLAGGPGGAGGPGGRGGRGSFRDGDRGGDRNGFDRGARGPRGPPRDGRDNGPGRGSYAGGSRGGRGGGPRVGTRGPGPRDQNRGPRMNDHQEIDAWDPVSTPSAANDLTKPEETSAFTDTWGDWDNEEYTGSLSDTKVFTPSTQAAGTTQPAQQQPQQQQAASQLPSTQSQQQSQPQQPQTAAAVVAASQQPVAVVPASVTNPTELSAPPGLEQQILNPPQPKETDLVQQYSTTVVSSTATAAAAASNTVQYPDLHPTPTAAQHLRQALEIPQINPSASLSAEQSQYFNTLSSQNSNLQASVVNSFQPSTVQYPTTYGTTSSYSDQVTGSSQQPPVRRQRARVPPPSKIPSSAVEMPGDSLNNIGYLDVQFGGLDFGTDDSFDSVSAVTDKFSTSSLEQNTSASVQLPSAVQPTVVQQPDVSDYQSKSAASVVNNLQPKSNLTSSLQSTQILPGQSDSLSASQNDSLSSSYSQRNASTVVPSSVSAGVNVNSINSTTSTLEQLTKTDPYSQSTGTNAGSGGYQNVSYSTSSQANKTSSYPSSAAPQGYNNSSYSSTQVSTNTYPASSNNYSSYNQSGVNSYQQPSSNVSSSVVPNNNSSSSVGVSTVNQSSPNLPVNNNNVSSNSSNTNTGYLSSQYPVSQTSSAFPSQQSYQNSSQNVYGNSGLNSNTGYSGSTSTSSGQYSNFSSSKLKDTPVSTQFESVASSTAVSNQQNQNSANNNNSNSVSSSSSLPNNNNSSVVSTTTKSGSGGAGSGSGSGTGTGGVVPNIPMVSPYIQPGVPFYQQPVYSYEELQMIQQRMSHVPGYYDMNYQTPTSLGAAGVRDANLGSVAYSTMSDGRFTRTDNNSSPVSNVPSTMSQQTGSGGPMLNLPYAYFYGGNVMPGGFQYGTPAIYPQQMATNATSGGQFQKPAYNSGYGTSGYDTLSQTGGQDYNKNPYPSSGGVGQQSKGQTVSNPQSAGGSGSDIAPSMYGKSHVALNKVNSYEKQSFHSGTPPPYNIAGTQTAGATSGQPYGQHLYIPTIPTHHNINMHQAMHQDSNSSGQRPQSNSQGKTATKQGYSPSTYWTAQN from the exons CTACATTGTAAATACATCTGTATATATAGCGGAGATGAGCACACAGGTCCGTTCcggaggtggtggtggtggccgcACCAAGTCCAAGGCCGGCAAGGAGAACAAAGAGAATGCCGGCGGTGAAACCGACgaccagaagcagcagcagcaacagttgCAGCCGAAGGGCGGTAAGGCCACCAACAACAATTCGGATGGCGGCACCGGTGGCGACAAGCCACAGAAGGGCGGCAAGGGCACAGATAACAACAGCAGCGGCGGCGGTGGCTCCAAAGGACAGCAGGACaagcagcaccagcagcagaCGACCACACACACCATCAAGACAAAGCAGCCGACGGCCGAACAGATTCGCATTGCTCAAATCACAGACATCAAAAGCGGCATGGACGATCCGAAGATCCAGGAGAAGATCCAGAAGCTGATGGAGACAACGCAACGTTCGGAGGAGGATGTTTGCTGCGCCTTGCAGGAGTGTGACAACGATCTGGACCGAGCGGTCATCTTTCTGCTCGAGACACTTCCGGTCGGGGCGTTTGCCACAACgtccaagaagaagaagaataaaTCGCAGAACAAGGAGCAGAACGAGTCCGCTCCGGGTGATGGCGATTGGGACAATGTTGGCGGCAACGCTGGTTCAGGTTCCGGCGGTGGTGGCGGTATGAACTCGAACGATTCGAAGGATCGCCGTGGCCCCCGTACGGGTGGACCCGGAGGTCAGCGTCTCGCCGGAGGTCCTGGTGGTGCGGGCGGTCCTGGTGGTCGTGGAGGTCGTGGCAGTTTCCGTGATGGAGATCGTGGCGGTGATCGTAACGGTTTCGATCGGGGCGCACGTGGCCCGCGTGGTCCTCCGCGGGATGGTCGCGACAATGGTCCGGGACGTGGCAGTTACGCTGGTGGTTCGCGAGGTGGACGCGGTGGAGGTCCTCGGGTCGGAACTCGTGGTCCCGGTCCGCGGGATCAAAACCGGGGACCACGAATGAACGACCACCAGGAGATTGACGCCTGGGATCCGGTGTCGACGCCCAGTGCCGCCAATGATCTCACCAAGCCGGAGGAAACGTCTGCATTCACCGACACCTGGGGAGACTGGGACAACGAGGAGTACACCGGGTCGTTGTCGGATACCAAAGTTTTCACACCGAGTACGCAGGCGGCCGGTACGACGCAGCCAGCGCAGCAGCAGCCGCAACAGCAGCAGGCAGCCTCCCAGCTGCCGTCTACGCAATCTCAGCAGCAGTCGCAGCCGCAGCAGCCTCAGACGGCGGCAGCAGTCGTGGCCGCCTCGCAGCAGCCTGTCGCGGTCGTTCCGGCTTCGGTGACGAATCCTACGGAACTGTCTGCCCCACCGGGTTTGGAACAGCAAATTCTGAATCCACCCCAGCCGAAAGAGACTGATCTGGTGCAACAGTACAGCACCACCGTCGTGTCCAGCACGGCGACGGCGGCAGCTGCTGCCAGCAACACGGTTCAGTATCCGGATCTCCACCCAACGCCAACTGCGGCGCAGCATCTGCGACAGGCGCTGGAGATCCCGCAGATCAACCCGTCGGCGTCGCTCTCCGCGGAACAATCACAGTATTTCAATACACTATCTTCGCAGAATTCCAATCTCCAGGCGAGTGTTGTCAACTCGTTCCAACCGAGCACCGTGCAATATCCCACCACGTACGGTACGACCAGCAGCTACAGTGACCAGGTTACAGGTTCCTCCCAGCAGCCTCCGGTTCGACGGCAGCGGGCGCGAGTTCCACCGCCGTCGAAGATTCCGTCAAGTGCCGTCGAAATGCCGGGAGACAGCCTCAACAACATTGGCTATCTGGACGTGCAGTTCGGTGGTCTCGACTTTGGCACGGACGATTCGTTCGATAGCGTGTCGGCCGTTACGGACAAGTTCAGCACCAGCAGTCTGGAGCAGAACACGTCCGCGTCGGTGCAGCTTCCGTCGGCGGTCCAACCCACCGTCGTCCAGCAGCCGGATGTCAGCGACTACCAGAGCAAGTCTGCGGCCAGCGTCGTCAACAACCTGCAGCCCAAGTCCAATCTCACCAGCAGCTTACAGAGCACGCAGATTTTGCCCGGTCAAAGCGATTCGCTGTCGGCGTCCCAGAACGACAGCCTGTCCAGCAGTTACTCGCAGCGTAACGCCTCCACCGTTGTTCCTTCGTCCGTGAGTGCTGGGGTGAACGTCAACTCCATCAACAGCACCACGTCAA CGCTAGAACAACTCACCAAGACTGATCCCTATAGTCAGTCCACCGGAACGAACGCAGGTTCTGGCGGATATCAAAACGTCTCGTACTCCACCTCGTCGCAGGCGAACAAAACATCCTCGTATCCATCGTCGGCTGCGCCGCAAGGATACAACAACTCCAGCTATTCTAGCACACAG GTGTCCACCAACACGTATCCCGCATCGTCCAACAACTACAGCTCGTACAACCAGAGTGGCGTCAACTCGTACCAGCAGCCCAGCAGCAACGTGTCGAGCAGTGTCGTGCCCAACAACAACTCGAGCAGTTCGGTGGGTGTGTCCACGGTGAACCAGTCCAGCCCGAACCTGCccgtcaacaacaacaatgttAGCAGTAACAG TTCGAACACCAACACCGGCTACCTGTCGAGCCAGTACCCGGTCAGTCAGACGTCGTCGGCCTTCCCGTCGCAGCAGAGCTACCAAAACAGCTCGCAGAACGTGTACGGAAACTCGGGACTCAACAGTAATACCGG CTACTCTGGCAGTACGAGCACCTCCTCCGGACAGTACAGTAACTTTAGCAGTTCGAAGCTAAAGGACACGCCCGTGTCGACGCAGTTTGAAAG TGTGGCCTCCAGCACGGCGGTTTCGAACCAGCAGAACCAGAACAgcgccaacaacaacaacagcaacagcgtGTCGAGTTCGTCATCGTtgcccaacaacaacaacagctccGTAGTATCCACGACAA CTAAATCGGGCAGTGGCGGTGCGGGTAGTGGTAGCGGTAGTGGCACTGGAACCGGTGGTGTTGTGCCCAACATACCGATGGTCAGCCCGTACATTCAGCCGGGCGTGCCGTTCTACCAGCAGCCCGTTTACTCTTACGAAGAGCTGCAAATGATTCAGCAGCGTATGTCACATGTGCCTGGATACTACGATATGAACTACCAAACGCCGACGAGTCTCGGTGCGGCCGGTGTGCGCGACGCTAACCTCGGTTCCGTCGCGTACTCGACCATGTCCGATGGTCGGTTCACTCGGACCGACAACAACTCGTCTCCTGTTAGTAACGTCCCAAGTACCATGTCACAACAAACAGGGTCTGGTGGTCCTATGTTGAACCTGCCATACGCTTATTTTTACGGCGGTAATGTGATGCCCGGCGGCTTCCAATATGGCACCCCAGCAATATATCCT CAACAAATGGCGACGAATGCGACGTCGGGAGGACAGTTCCAGAAACCGGCGTACAACAGTGGCTACGGAACAAGTGGATATGACACGCTGAGCCAAACCGGCGGCCAGGATTACAACAAAAACCCGTACCCGTCGTCGGGCGGCGTTGGCCAACAGTCCAAGGGACAGACTGTCTCCAATCCACAATCGGCGGGAGGAAGTGGCTCTGATATTGCGCCCTCGATGTATGGCAAAAGCCATGTTGCGCTAAATAAAGTCAAT TCGTACGAGAAACAATCGTTTCACTCTGGCACACCGCCCCCCTACAACATAGCCGGAACACAGACTGCGGGTGCGACGTCCGGCCAGCCCTACGGACAGCATCTCTATATTCCGACGATACCGACGCACCACAACATCAACATGCATCAGGCAATGCATCAG
- the LOC6041974 gene encoding protein lingerer isoform X1, with translation MFKPLTVRCGESSTFSDAVWGSYIVNTSVYIAEMSTQVRSGGGGGGRTKSKAGKENKENAGGETDDQKQQQQQLQPKGGKATNNNSDGGTGGDKPQKGGKGTDNNSSGGGGSKGQQDKQHQQQTTTHTIKTKQPTAEQIRIAQITDIKSGMDDPKIQEKIQKLMETTQRSEEDVCCALQECDNDLDRAVIFLLETLPVGAFATTSKKKKNKSQNKEQNESAPGDGDWDNVGGNAGSGSGGGGGMNSNDSKDRRGPRTGGPGGQRLAGGPGGAGGPGGRGGRGSFRDGDRGGDRNGFDRGARGPRGPPRDGRDNGPGRGSYAGGSRGGRGGGPRVGTRGPGPRDQNRGPRMNDHQEIDAWDPVSTPSAANDLTKPEETSAFTDTWGDWDNEEYTGSLSDTKVFTPSTQAAGTTQPAQQQPQQQQAASQLPSTQSQQQSQPQQPQTAAAVVAASQQPVAVVPASVTNPTELSAPPGLEQQILNPPQPKETDLVQQYSTTVVSSTATAAAAASNTVQYPDLHPTPTAAQHLRQALEIPQINPSASLSAEQSQYFNTLSSQNSNLQASVVNSFQPSTVQYPTTYGTTSSYSDQVTGSSQQPPVRRQRARVPPPSKIPSSAVEMPGDSLNNIGYLDVQFGGLDFGTDDSFDSVSAVTDKFSTSSLEQNTSASVQLPSAVQPTVVQQPDVSDYQSKSAASVVNNLQPKSNLTSSLQSTQILPGQSDSLSASQNDSLSSSYSQRNASTVVPSSVSAGVNVNSINSTTSTLEQLTKTDPYSQSTGTNAGSGGYQNVSYSTSSQANKTSSYPSSAAPQGYNNSSYSSTQVSTNTYPASSNNYSSYNQSGVNSYQQPSSNVSSSVVPNNNSSSSVGVSTVNQSSPNLPVNNNNVSSNSSNTNTGYLSSQYPVSQTSSAFPSQQSYQNSSQNVYGNSGLNSNTGYSGSTSTSSGQYSNFSSSKLKDTPVSTQFESVASSTAVSNQQNQNSANNNNSNSVSSSSSLPNNNNSSVVSTTTKSGSGGAGSGSGSGTGTGGVVPNIPMVSPYIQPGVPFYQQPVYSYEELQMIQQRMSHVPGYYDMNYQTPTSLGAAGVRDANLGSVAYSTMSDGRFTRTDNNSSPVSNVPSTMSQQTGSGGPMLNLPYAYFYGGNVMPGGFQYGTPAIYPQQMATNATSGGQFQKPAYNSGYGTSGYDTLSQTGGQDYNKNPYPSSGGVGQQSKGQTVSNPQSAGGSGSDIAPSMYGKSHVALNKVNSYEKQSFHSGTPPPYNIAGTQTAGATSGQPYGQHLYIPTIPTHHNINMHQAMHQMDNRSFNSGSGVMRDSNSSGQRPQSNSQGKTATKQGYSPSTYWTAQN, from the exons CTACATTGTAAATACATCTGTATATATAGCGGAGATGAGCACACAGGTCCGTTCcggaggtggtggtggtggccgcACCAAGTCCAAGGCCGGCAAGGAGAACAAAGAGAATGCCGGCGGTGAAACCGACgaccagaagcagcagcagcaacagttgCAGCCGAAGGGCGGTAAGGCCACCAACAACAATTCGGATGGCGGCACCGGTGGCGACAAGCCACAGAAGGGCGGCAAGGGCACAGATAACAACAGCAGCGGCGGCGGTGGCTCCAAAGGACAGCAGGACaagcagcaccagcagcagaCGACCACACACACCATCAAGACAAAGCAGCCGACGGCCGAACAGATTCGCATTGCTCAAATCACAGACATCAAAAGCGGCATGGACGATCCGAAGATCCAGGAGAAGATCCAGAAGCTGATGGAGACAACGCAACGTTCGGAGGAGGATGTTTGCTGCGCCTTGCAGGAGTGTGACAACGATCTGGACCGAGCGGTCATCTTTCTGCTCGAGACACTTCCGGTCGGGGCGTTTGCCACAACgtccaagaagaagaagaataaaTCGCAGAACAAGGAGCAGAACGAGTCCGCTCCGGGTGATGGCGATTGGGACAATGTTGGCGGCAACGCTGGTTCAGGTTCCGGCGGTGGTGGCGGTATGAACTCGAACGATTCGAAGGATCGCCGTGGCCCCCGTACGGGTGGACCCGGAGGTCAGCGTCTCGCCGGAGGTCCTGGTGGTGCGGGCGGTCCTGGTGGTCGTGGAGGTCGTGGCAGTTTCCGTGATGGAGATCGTGGCGGTGATCGTAACGGTTTCGATCGGGGCGCACGTGGCCCGCGTGGTCCTCCGCGGGATGGTCGCGACAATGGTCCGGGACGTGGCAGTTACGCTGGTGGTTCGCGAGGTGGACGCGGTGGAGGTCCTCGGGTCGGAACTCGTGGTCCCGGTCCGCGGGATCAAAACCGGGGACCACGAATGAACGACCACCAGGAGATTGACGCCTGGGATCCGGTGTCGACGCCCAGTGCCGCCAATGATCTCACCAAGCCGGAGGAAACGTCTGCATTCACCGACACCTGGGGAGACTGGGACAACGAGGAGTACACCGGGTCGTTGTCGGATACCAAAGTTTTCACACCGAGTACGCAGGCGGCCGGTACGACGCAGCCAGCGCAGCAGCAGCCGCAACAGCAGCAGGCAGCCTCCCAGCTGCCGTCTACGCAATCTCAGCAGCAGTCGCAGCCGCAGCAGCCTCAGACGGCGGCAGCAGTCGTGGCCGCCTCGCAGCAGCCTGTCGCGGTCGTTCCGGCTTCGGTGACGAATCCTACGGAACTGTCTGCCCCACCGGGTTTGGAACAGCAAATTCTGAATCCACCCCAGCCGAAAGAGACTGATCTGGTGCAACAGTACAGCACCACCGTCGTGTCCAGCACGGCGACGGCGGCAGCTGCTGCCAGCAACACGGTTCAGTATCCGGATCTCCACCCAACGCCAACTGCGGCGCAGCATCTGCGACAGGCGCTGGAGATCCCGCAGATCAACCCGTCGGCGTCGCTCTCCGCGGAACAATCACAGTATTTCAATACACTATCTTCGCAGAATTCCAATCTCCAGGCGAGTGTTGTCAACTCGTTCCAACCGAGCACCGTGCAATATCCCACCACGTACGGTACGACCAGCAGCTACAGTGACCAGGTTACAGGTTCCTCCCAGCAGCCTCCGGTTCGACGGCAGCGGGCGCGAGTTCCACCGCCGTCGAAGATTCCGTCAAGTGCCGTCGAAATGCCGGGAGACAGCCTCAACAACATTGGCTATCTGGACGTGCAGTTCGGTGGTCTCGACTTTGGCACGGACGATTCGTTCGATAGCGTGTCGGCCGTTACGGACAAGTTCAGCACCAGCAGTCTGGAGCAGAACACGTCCGCGTCGGTGCAGCTTCCGTCGGCGGTCCAACCCACCGTCGTCCAGCAGCCGGATGTCAGCGACTACCAGAGCAAGTCTGCGGCCAGCGTCGTCAACAACCTGCAGCCCAAGTCCAATCTCACCAGCAGCTTACAGAGCACGCAGATTTTGCCCGGTCAAAGCGATTCGCTGTCGGCGTCCCAGAACGACAGCCTGTCCAGCAGTTACTCGCAGCGTAACGCCTCCACCGTTGTTCCTTCGTCCGTGAGTGCTGGGGTGAACGTCAACTCCATCAACAGCACCACGTCAA CGCTAGAACAACTCACCAAGACTGATCCCTATAGTCAGTCCACCGGAACGAACGCAGGTTCTGGCGGATATCAAAACGTCTCGTACTCCACCTCGTCGCAGGCGAACAAAACATCCTCGTATCCATCGTCGGCTGCGCCGCAAGGATACAACAACTCCAGCTATTCTAGCACACAG GTGTCCACCAACACGTATCCCGCATCGTCCAACAACTACAGCTCGTACAACCAGAGTGGCGTCAACTCGTACCAGCAGCCCAGCAGCAACGTGTCGAGCAGTGTCGTGCCCAACAACAACTCGAGCAGTTCGGTGGGTGTGTCCACGGTGAACCAGTCCAGCCCGAACCTGCccgtcaacaacaacaatgttAGCAGTAACAG TTCGAACACCAACACCGGCTACCTGTCGAGCCAGTACCCGGTCAGTCAGACGTCGTCGGCCTTCCCGTCGCAGCAGAGCTACCAAAACAGCTCGCAGAACGTGTACGGAAACTCGGGACTCAACAGTAATACCGG CTACTCTGGCAGTACGAGCACCTCCTCCGGACAGTACAGTAACTTTAGCAGTTCGAAGCTAAAGGACACGCCCGTGTCGACGCAGTTTGAAAG TGTGGCCTCCAGCACGGCGGTTTCGAACCAGCAGAACCAGAACAgcgccaacaacaacaacagcaacagcgtGTCGAGTTCGTCATCGTtgcccaacaacaacaacagctccGTAGTATCCACGACAA CTAAATCGGGCAGTGGCGGTGCGGGTAGTGGTAGCGGTAGTGGCACTGGAACCGGTGGTGTTGTGCCCAACATACCGATGGTCAGCCCGTACATTCAGCCGGGCGTGCCGTTCTACCAGCAGCCCGTTTACTCTTACGAAGAGCTGCAAATGATTCAGCAGCGTATGTCACATGTGCCTGGATACTACGATATGAACTACCAAACGCCGACGAGTCTCGGTGCGGCCGGTGTGCGCGACGCTAACCTCGGTTCCGTCGCGTACTCGACCATGTCCGATGGTCGGTTCACTCGGACCGACAACAACTCGTCTCCTGTTAGTAACGTCCCAAGTACCATGTCACAACAAACAGGGTCTGGTGGTCCTATGTTGAACCTGCCATACGCTTATTTTTACGGCGGTAATGTGATGCCCGGCGGCTTCCAATATGGCACCCCAGCAATATATCCT CAACAAATGGCGACGAATGCGACGTCGGGAGGACAGTTCCAGAAACCGGCGTACAACAGTGGCTACGGAACAAGTGGATATGACACGCTGAGCCAAACCGGCGGCCAGGATTACAACAAAAACCCGTACCCGTCGTCGGGCGGCGTTGGCCAACAGTCCAAGGGACAGACTGTCTCCAATCCACAATCGGCGGGAGGAAGTGGCTCTGATATTGCGCCCTCGATGTATGGCAAAAGCCATGTTGCGCTAAATAAAGTCAAT TCGTACGAGAAACAATCGTTTCACTCTGGCACACCGCCCCCCTACAACATAGCCGGAACACAGACTGCGGGTGCGACGTCCGGCCAGCCCTACGGACAGCATCTCTATATTCCGACGATACCGACGCACCACAACATCAACATGCATCAGGCAATGCATCAG